The proteins below are encoded in one region of Engraulis encrasicolus isolate BLACKSEA-1 chromosome 1, IST_EnEncr_1.0, whole genome shotgun sequence:
- the nfil3-5 gene encoding nuclear factor, interleukin 3 regulated, member 5: MESLNLHTPNPSDDVETFETFSDYNSECNTPTSENTPSSGGGGRRLAKPKPNNNMTCRRKREFISDEKKDASYWEKRRKNNEAAKRSREKRRLNDMVLENRVMALNDENVRLKTELLQLKLRFGLISTASYMEKTQQINNAAAAAAAAASAAAAAAANGDDITSTGSSPQSSSITTKQYFSSSSGYSSASQVMMNSDSSEAEQHMTRGELSRERAERVPLKYSSSPRGSLSDMSDGSSRDSPEPPTVMSSYKVKHENSGMDMEIARLESSVINGLFGGHHHNLTLTTLHPHHHQHGGDSMEQLGSGETQSNGPMTSSQSPTPPPQRQILFRNGNGSSYPMDNSSHQQQRQAMEDMMEQQQQQQQHSETQLNGGQVQGHAVASANAQRESLETITEVAKQLARKTLQDSPPYEHSSSSSSGNGGGQMEGVSEQGAQQQQQQQRAISQESLSNNPNGSTFAPNLLPSSEEGKTHLYHHHSQQSYLSSTQDEEPPVLTYEGGPRNEGFYRGENSSSGKDTSSSSDGDQRSSDREGSTDDESPSSTSSETGGYRCLPSSHHHHLHLQQPSLSPTSSSSCSSSAPSAHEGQGEVKAMALPHKMRFKYRALSNSGGGGGCGTTTSQMDMVHHSNGSSPNPTAPSPNLPQHPYLALAHVTQQQQQAPATIASTNNTNTTSSSSSSTSTSTSTSTTSSTTSSPQHSRSSSSSSSSNSRERGGKKSPERANAKKSSARDSGEEKGEKEKGSGRKATGGGRGGRGKKRD, translated from the coding sequence ATGGAAAGCCTGAATCTTCACACCCCGAATCCCAGTGACGACGTAGAAACCTTCGAAACGTTTTCAGACTACAACAGCGAGTGCAACACCCCGACCTCCGAAAACACAcccagcagcggcggcggcggccgaCGACTAGCCAAGCCCAAACCCAACAACAACATGACGTGCCGACGCAAGCGCGAGTTCATCTCCGACGAGAAGAAGGACGCCTCCTACTGGGAGAAGCGCCGCAAGAACAACGAGGCGGCCAAGCGCTCCCGGGAGAAGCGCCGGCTCAACGACATGGTCCTGGAGAACCGCGTCATGGCCCTCAACGACGAGAACGTGCGCCTGAAGACCGAGCTCCTGCAGCTCAAGCTGCGCTTCGGCCTCATCAGCACGGCCTCCTATATGGAGAAGACCCAGCAGATCAACAATGCGGCTGCGGCCGCAGCAGCGGCTGCCAGCgctgcagcagcagcggcggccaaCGGTGATGATATCACCTCCACGGGCTCCAGCCCAcagtcctcctccatcaccaccaagCAGTACTTCTCCTCCAGCAGCGGCTACTCCAGCGCCTCGCAGGTCATGATGAACTCCGACTCCTCCGAGGCCGAGCAGCATATGACGCGAGGGGAGCTGAGCCGGGAGCGGGCGGAGAGAGTTCCCCTCAAGTACTCCTCCTCCCCCCGCGGATCCCTGTCGGACATGTCGGACGGCTCGTCCCGCGACAGCCCCGAGCCGCCGACCGTCATGTCCTCCTACAAGGTCAAGCACGAGAACTCCGGCATGGACATGGAGATTGCGCGGCTGGAGAGCAGCGTCATCAACGGCCTGTTTGGAGGGCACCACCACAACCTGACCCTGACCACCctgcaccctcaccaccaccaacatggTGGAGACAGCATGGAGCAGCTGGGGAGCGGGGAGACTCAGTCCAATGGCCCAATGACCTCCTCCCAGTCCCCAACGCCACCGCCACAGAGGCAGATCCTCTTCCGCAATGGCAATGGCTCCTCCTACCCCATGGACAACAGCagccaccaacaacagaggcaggcCATGGAGGACAtgatggagcagcagcagcagcagcaacagcactcAGAGACACAGCTCAATGGTGGTCAGGTCCAGGGCCATGCCGTGGCGAGTGCAAACGCACAACGAGAAAGCCTGGAGACCATCACTGAGGTTGCCAAGCAGCTCGCAAGGAAGACCCTCCAGGACTCTCCACCTTAcgaacacagcagcagcagcagcagtggcaatgGTGGTGGTCAGATGGAGGGAGTGTCAGAGCAAGGggcacaacagcaacagcaacagcagcgggCCATTAGCCAAGAGTCGCTCAGCAACAACCCCAACGGCAGCACCTTTGCCCCGAACCTCCTCCCAAGCAGTGAAGAGGGCAAGActcacctctaccaccaccacagccaacaaTCCTACCTCAGCAGCACCCAGGACGAAGAGCCGCCCGTGTTGACCTACGAAGGAGGTCCGAGAAACGAGGGCTTCTACCGCGGGGAGAACTCCTCCTCCGGCAAagacacctcctcctccagcgaCGGAGACCAGCGGAGCTCCGACCGCGAAGGCTCCACGGACGACGAGTCCCCTTCCTCGACCTCCTCCGAGACGGGCGGCTACCGGTGCCTGCCgtcatcccaccaccaccacctccacctccagcagcCCAGCCTCTCCcccaccagctccagctcctgctcctcctctgccccctccgCCCATGAGGGTCAAGGGGAGGTCAAAGCCATGGCCCTGCCCCACAAGATGCGTTTCAAGTACCGAGCACTGTCCAacagcggtggcggtggcggctgcGGCACCACAACGAGTCAGATGGACATGGTCCACCACAGCAATGGCAGCAGTCCAAACCCCACCGCCCCGAGCCCCAACCTGCCCCAGCACCCTTACCTGGCCCTGGCTCATGTcacccagcaacaacagcagGCGCCAGCCACCATTGCCTCCACCAACAACACAAACActaccagcagcagtagcagcagcacctcgacctccacctccacctcaaccaCCTCCTCCACAACCTCTAGTCCCCAgcacagccgcagcagcagcagcagcagcagcagcaacagcagagagaggggaggaaagaagtcGCCTGAGAGGGCGAACGCAAAGAAATCCTCTGCTCGGGAttcaggagaggagaaaggagagaaggagaaagggagcggGAGGAAGGCTACCGGTGGCGGACGGGGTGGGAGAGGCAAGAAACGCGATTGA